A genomic region of Gordonia crocea contains the following coding sequences:
- a CDS encoding TetR/AcrR family transcriptional regulator: MTECSGQSAQTQQLLLDTAEELFARHGFAAVSNRQICEAAGQGNNYAIGYHFGSRDGLLTALLKVRNEPIERARRKMVDELGEDAGPRDWLRCLVRPQLEFMGTTPGHTPYGVFCMQMAADPTTNGLLYDQAAQWPALLDVIEGTYRAIPDLPAKAVEVRTLIMRNVLITTFADFERVRNQDDPPDTESWRTFVDAMVDGLFGLWTAPAT, translated from the coding sequence ATGACCGAATGCAGCGGCCAGTCAGCGCAAACCCAACAACTGCTGCTGGACACGGCCGAAGAACTCTTCGCCCGTCACGGCTTCGCCGCCGTGTCCAACCGGCAGATTTGCGAGGCCGCCGGACAGGGCAACAATTATGCGATCGGCTACCACTTCGGGTCCCGCGACGGCCTGTTGACGGCACTGCTGAAGGTGCGCAACGAGCCGATCGAGCGGGCGCGCCGCAAGATGGTCGACGAGTTGGGCGAGGATGCCGGGCCGCGCGATTGGCTGCGCTGCCTGGTCCGGCCTCAGCTGGAGTTCATGGGTACCACCCCCGGGCATACCCCCTACGGGGTCTTCTGCATGCAAATGGCGGCAGACCCGACGACCAACGGGTTGCTCTACGACCAGGCCGCCCAGTGGCCGGCGCTGCTCGACGTCATCGAGGGCACCTACCGGGCGATCCCGGATCTGCCGGCCAAGGCCGTCGAAGTCCGCACCCTCATCATGCGCAACGTCCTCATCACCACGTTTGCCGATTTCGAACGCGTCCGCAATCAGGACGATCCACCCGACACCGAGTCCTGGCGCACCTTCGTCGACGCGATGGTCGACGGATTGTTCGGCCTGTGGACGGCCCCCGCCACCTGA
- a CDS encoding LVIVD repeat-containing protein, with product MTTASARAARVLRGPLAGLVVVTAAAAMGAAPMAHAAPRLPVSLADCGPGSLPETGLQGDVPAADRDSGRSTKGYRCNIKLLGGYTGHGGGITSTSHDDCAYMGSLFPGSMVGPDTGVAVVDAANPTHLRRSATLRAPALQAGTWESLKVNEKRKLLVGTAVPLLFGAGLLAVYDVSDCRRPRLLNGNGPGSLNSPLPITAHEGGFSPDGRTYWTSSVGPGLLSAVDLTHPSRPRVIAQALTGLESHGIGVSPDGKTLYLSHNFGGLSIYDISDVQRRRPNPQIRKLAKIDWTNGWATQHSVPVSYGRKQYLFTVLEGGSGGVKVINVTNRHRPREVNNLKLQVNLPRNQDRGLASSVGGGVFAYESHYCAADRQVDPTALACGWTSSGIRVFDVRDPLRVKEIAYYNPPARTNRHAELWNSPHALASVLGVPILSAPAILQSLAQGQFDPRQALSSRSGRVIGDLSTDWCFSPPEWRGNRLYVTCSDNGFQVLELTNGVYSAPPNQRSTVGS from the coding sequence ATGACGACTGCGTCGGCGCGCGCCGCGCGCGTGCTGCGCGGCCCGCTCGCCGGCCTCGTCGTCGTCACCGCGGCCGCCGCGATGGGTGCGGCCCCGATGGCCCACGCCGCCCCTCGGCTGCCGGTGTCCCTCGCCGACTGCGGCCCGGGATCGCTGCCGGAGACGGGGTTGCAGGGCGACGTCCCCGCCGCGGACCGGGACTCCGGCCGCAGCACCAAGGGGTACCGCTGCAACATCAAGCTGCTGGGCGGCTACACCGGCCACGGCGGCGGCATCACCTCGACGAGCCACGACGACTGCGCCTACATGGGCAGCCTGTTCCCCGGCTCGATGGTTGGGCCCGACACCGGCGTCGCCGTCGTCGACGCCGCCAACCCGACCCACCTGCGCCGGTCGGCGACGCTGCGCGCACCGGCGCTGCAAGCCGGGACGTGGGAGAGCCTCAAGGTCAACGAGAAGCGCAAGCTCCTCGTCGGGACCGCGGTGCCGCTGCTCTTCGGCGCCGGCCTGCTCGCCGTCTACGACGTCAGCGATTGCCGCCGACCGCGGCTGCTCAACGGCAACGGTCCGGGCTCACTCAACTCGCCGCTGCCCATCACCGCGCACGAGGGCGGCTTCTCCCCGGACGGCCGCACCTACTGGACGTCGAGCGTGGGTCCGGGGCTGCTCAGCGCGGTCGACCTGACCCACCCGTCGCGGCCCCGGGTCATCGCCCAGGCGCTCACCGGTTTGGAATCCCACGGCATCGGCGTCAGCCCCGACGGCAAGACGCTCTACCTCTCGCACAACTTCGGCGGCTTGAGCATCTACGACATCAGCGATGTGCAGCGCCGCCGCCCCAACCCCCAGATCCGCAAACTGGCCAAGATCGACTGGACCAACGGTTGGGCCACCCAGCACAGCGTCCCGGTGTCCTACGGGCGCAAGCAGTACCTGTTCACCGTCCTCGAGGGCGGTTCGGGCGGCGTGAAGGTCATCAACGTGACCAACCGGCACCGCCCGCGCGAGGTCAACAACCTCAAGCTCCAGGTGAACCTGCCCCGCAACCAGGACCGGGGGCTGGCCTCCAGCGTCGGCGGCGGTGTCTTCGCCTATGAGTCGCACTACTGCGCGGCCGACCGACAGGTCGACCCCACCGCCCTCGCGTGCGGGTGGACCTCGTCGGGTATCCGGGTCTTCGACGTCCGAGATCCGTTGCGGGTCAAGGAAATCGCGTACTACAACCCGCCGGCCCGGACGAACCGGCACGCCGAGCTGTGGAACTCCCCGCACGCCCTCGCATCCGTCCTGGGTGTCCCGATCCTGTCTGCCCCGGCGATTCTGCAGTCCCTCGCCCAAGGGCAGTTCGATCCCCGCCAGGCGCTCAGTTCGCGCTCGGGCCGGGTGATCGGCGACCTGTCGACCGACTGGTGCTTCTCCCCGCCGGAGTGGCGCGGCAACCGTCTCTACGTCACGTGTTCGGACAACGGGTTCCAGGTCCTGGAGCTGACCAACGGCGTCTACTCGGCCCCGCCGAACCAGCGCTCCACGGTCGGTTCGTGA
- a CDS encoding DUF305 domain-containing protein: MSARSPRLTRLVVGGVTLAAIAAAFLAGALAGPAFDRRTPAPVLLNTVEEGFLQDMSAHHQQAVSMAQLVDRPGVEDSIRTLARDIRIGQGGELGTMTGWLQMADRPLQNPQPMAWMTRYNASPADHHDHAHGAMPGMATDDEVAQLGSLPPAQAGIRFLRLMQRHHFGGIAMAQDFVGRVPDGLVARLAQSMISTQSKETGLIGTMLTQRGA; this comes from the coding sequence GTGAGTGCCCGATCACCCCGGTTGACGCGGCTCGTCGTTGGCGGCGTCACCCTGGCGGCCATCGCCGCCGCCTTCCTTGCCGGGGCGCTGGCGGGTCCGGCCTTCGATCGCCGCACCCCGGCGCCGGTATTGCTCAACACGGTGGAAGAGGGCTTCCTCCAGGACATGTCGGCCCACCACCAGCAGGCGGTCTCGATGGCGCAGCTGGTGGACCGGCCCGGCGTCGAGGACTCCATCCGGACGCTGGCCCGCGACATCCGCATCGGCCAGGGCGGGGAACTCGGCACGATGACCGGCTGGCTCCAGATGGCCGACCGGCCGCTGCAGAACCCGCAGCCGATGGCCTGGATGACCCGCTACAACGCCTCGCCCGCCGACCACCACGACCACGCGCACGGCGCCATGCCGGGCATGGCGACCGACGACGAGGTGGCCCAGCTCGGCTCACTGCCACCCGCGCAAGCCGGGATCCGGTTCCTGCGGCTCATGCAGCGCCACCACTTCGGCGGTATCGCGATGGCCCAGGATTTCGTCGGCCGGGTCCCCGACGGGCTGGTCGCCCGCCTCGCCCAGTCGATGATCAGCACCCAGAGCAAGGAAACCGGTTTGATCGGGACGATGCTCACCCAGCGCGGCGCCTAA
- a CDS encoding TrmH family RNA methyltransferase, with amino-acid sequence MADPDGPGPTEWQAGGTPPVGVGPWPGEWPDDPRYDPQLLAEGDTRNVVDAYRYWSREAIVADIDRRRHPFHVAIENFSHDANIGTVVRTANAFAAAAVHIVGRRRWNRRGAMVTDRYQHLEHHDTVADLIAWARERGLAVVAVDNTPGAERIERAELPRDCVLLFGQEGPGVSDDAQSGADLTVSIAQFGSTRSINAGVAAGIAMHAWIARHADLDEAW; translated from the coding sequence TTGGCTGATCCCGACGGGCCCGGTCCGACGGAGTGGCAGGCCGGCGGGACTCCGCCGGTGGGGGTCGGGCCCTGGCCCGGCGAGTGGCCTGACGATCCGCGGTACGACCCGCAGCTGTTGGCCGAGGGGGATACGCGCAACGTCGTCGACGCCTACCGGTACTGGTCGCGCGAGGCGATCGTCGCCGACATTGACCGGCGCCGCCACCCGTTCCACGTGGCGATCGAGAACTTCTCCCACGACGCGAACATCGGCACCGTGGTGCGCACGGCGAACGCCTTTGCCGCGGCCGCGGTGCACATCGTCGGGCGGCGGCGGTGGAATCGGCGCGGGGCGATGGTCACCGACCGCTACCAGCACCTGGAACACCACGACACGGTCGCCGATCTGATCGCCTGGGCACGCGAACGCGGGCTGGCCGTCGTCGCGGTCGACAACACCCCGGGCGCTGAGCGGATCGAGCGCGCCGAGCTGCCGCGCGACTGCGTGCTGCTCTTCGGCCAGGAGGGGCCCGGCGTCAGCGACGACGCCCAGTCCGGTGCCGACCTGACGGTCTCGATCGCCCAGTTCGGCTCCACCCGGTCGATCAACGCCGGGGTCGCCGCGGGGATCGCGATGCATGCCTGGATAGCGCGGCACGCCGACCTCGACGAGGCCTGGTAG
- a CDS encoding orotate phosphoribosyltransferase — translation MSTADRERLAALVTELAVVHGRVTLSSGKEADYYVDLRRATLHHEAGPLIGTLMRELTGDWDYQAVGGLTLGADPVALSVMYADGRPIDAFVVRKAAKTHGMQRRIEGPDIAGRRVLIVEDTSTTGASPSAAVEAAREAGATVVGVATVVDRATGADEVIGRLGVGYRSLLGLADLGLG, via the coding sequence GTGAGCACCGCCGATCGGGAGCGCCTCGCCGCGCTCGTGACCGAGCTCGCCGTCGTACACGGGCGGGTGACACTGTCGTCGGGCAAGGAAGCCGACTACTACGTCGACTTGCGCCGCGCGACCCTGCACCACGAGGCCGGTCCGCTCATCGGGACGCTCATGCGCGAACTCACCGGAGACTGGGACTACCAGGCCGTCGGCGGTCTCACGCTGGGGGCCGATCCGGTGGCGTTGTCGGTGATGTACGCCGACGGCCGCCCGATCGACGCGTTCGTGGTCCGCAAGGCGGCCAAGACGCACGGGATGCAGCGCCGGATCGAGGGGCCCGACATCGCCGGGCGCCGCGTGTTGATCGTGGAGGACACCTCGACGACGGGTGCGTCGCCCAGCGCCGCGGTCGAGGCTGCACGGGAGGCGGGGGCGACGGTGGTCGGCGTCGCGACGGTCGTCGACCGGGCCACCGGTGCCGACGAGGTCATCGGCCGGCTCGGCGTCGGTTACCGCTCGCTGCTGGGCCTGGCCGACCTGGGTCTTGGCTGA
- a CDS encoding M20 family metallopeptidase — translation MALSLTDEEQSLLDRLAAEAIVALTTALIAEPSENPGGTEASTVAVLADACRAAGLRVELTEAAPGRPNLVATLDGGGHGPTLLFLGHSDVVPAGTGWSGDPFAARLVDGRLIGRGAVDMKGGLAAIVAAMGALAQSPFHGRIEFVCTADEEAGGLGARAYVTERAAADDVLGCLVAEPTRLRAVHAGRGTANLDIAVTGKAAHSGRPQDGCSAITAAGRVLGAIADDGERLARAPHPELGPATWNVGTIVGGQGVNVVAADCRLGVDRRLLPDEDIAEVAAGLRERIAELGLPTQATVTVTVDSETPAFATALDAPFTLAVGGALTALGLDPVPRVWSAACDAGFLHRDLGIDSIVLGPGDINSQAHQVDESVAVDDLLTAAKLYALIAHRLLR, via the coding sequence ATGGCCCTCTCGTTGACGGACGAGGAACAATCCCTGCTCGACCGCCTGGCCGCCGAGGCCATCGTCGCCCTGACGACCGCGTTGATCGCCGAACCCAGCGAGAACCCGGGCGGTACCGAGGCCTCGACCGTGGCGGTGCTCGCCGACGCCTGCCGGGCGGCTGGCCTGCGCGTCGAGCTCACCGAGGCCGCCCCCGGGCGGCCGAACCTGGTCGCCACCCTCGATGGTGGCGGGCACGGCCCGACCCTGCTGTTCCTCGGCCACTCCGACGTGGTGCCGGCCGGGACGGGCTGGTCCGGCGACCCGTTTGCCGCCCGCCTCGTCGACGGTCGGCTCATCGGCCGCGGCGCGGTCGACATGAAGGGCGGCCTGGCCGCCATCGTCGCGGCGATGGGCGCACTGGCACAGTCGCCGTTTCATGGCCGAATCGAGTTCGTCTGCACCGCCGACGAGGAGGCCGGCGGTCTCGGCGCCCGCGCCTATGTGACGGAGCGGGCCGCCGCCGACGACGTGCTCGGTTGCCTGGTCGCCGAACCCACCCGATTGCGTGCGGTGCACGCCGGTCGCGGCACCGCCAATCTCGACATCGCGGTGACGGGCAAGGCCGCGCACTCCGGCCGACCACAGGACGGCTGCAGCGCGATCACCGCGGCCGGGCGCGTCCTGGGTGCCATTGCCGACGACGGCGAGCGCCTCGCCCGCGCACCGCACCCCGAGCTCGGCCCGGCGACCTGGAACGTCGGCACCATCGTCGGCGGCCAGGGCGTCAACGTCGTGGCCGCGGACTGCCGCCTCGGCGTCGATCGGCGGCTACTGCCCGACGAGGACATCGCCGAGGTCGCCGCGGGCCTGCGCGAGCGGATCGCCGAGCTTGGGTTGCCGACGCAGGCGACGGTGACGGTCACCGTCGACTCGGAGACCCCGGCCTTCGCGACCGCCCTCGACGCCCCGTTCACCCTCGCGGTCGGCGGGGCCTTGACCGCACTGGGCCTCGACCCGGTCCCCCGGGTGTGGAGTGCCGCCTGCGATGCCGGTTTCCTGCACCGCGACTTGGGGATCGACTCGATCGTCCTCGGTCCCGGTGACATCAACTCCCAGGCCCACCAGGTCGACGAGTCGGTCGCCGTGGACGACCTGCTGACGGCGGCGAAGCTCTACGCCCTCATCGCGCACCGCTTGCTCCGCTGA
- a CDS encoding response regulator: MASAVDRGRVLVVDDEPQLLRALRINLKARGFEVVTAATGTAALAAVAKSIPDVVVLDLGLPDIGGLEVLAGLRGWTNVPVIVLSSRTDSSDKVSALDAGADDYVTKPFGMEELVARLRAAIRRGAAAAPTLDDPVVRVGAVQIDLAGKRVTRDGESIRLTPTEWGILDLLVRNQGNLVSQREILSAVWGPSYVEQTNYLRVYLATLRRKLEVDPPRPRMLVTESGMGYRFVADAPDA, encoded by the coding sequence ATGGCTAGCGCGGTCGACCGAGGACGGGTGCTCGTCGTCGACGACGAGCCGCAGTTGCTGCGCGCGTTGCGGATCAATCTGAAGGCACGCGGATTCGAGGTGGTGACCGCTGCGACCGGGACTGCGGCTCTCGCGGCCGTCGCGAAGTCGATTCCCGACGTCGTCGTGCTCGACCTCGGTCTGCCCGACATCGGCGGCCTGGAGGTCCTCGCCGGTCTGCGCGGGTGGACGAATGTGCCGGTGATCGTCCTTTCGTCGCGCACCGATTCGTCGGACAAGGTGTCCGCGCTCGATGCCGGAGCCGACGACTACGTCACCAAACCGTTCGGGATGGAGGAACTCGTCGCCCGGCTGCGGGCCGCGATTCGTCGTGGCGCGGCAGCGGCACCGACGCTGGATGATCCGGTCGTCCGGGTGGGTGCGGTCCAGATCGATCTCGCGGGCAAGCGGGTGACCAGGGATGGCGAGTCGATCCGTTTGACGCCCACCGAGTGGGGGATATTGGACCTGCTGGTCCGCAACCAGGGCAATCTGGTCTCGCAACGGGAAATCCTCAGTGCGGTGTGGGGTCCGAGCTACGTGGAGCAGACCAACTATCTGCGGGTCTACCTCGCCACCCTGCGACGAAAGCTCGAGGTCGATCCGCCGCGGCCGCGCATGCTCGTCACCGAATCCGGCATGGGCTACCGCTTCGTCGCCGACGCGCCCGACGCCTAG